The Polypterus senegalus isolate Bchr_013 chromosome 10, ASM1683550v1, whole genome shotgun sequence genomic interval ACAATAATTGCAGAGAAAAACACTTATGGAAGTGGACGAAACACACTAATAAACTTTACATTCAACCCCTAATTTGACCTTTTCAGATTTACACAGGCAGCTCAGATACGGTTTATAGCTTTTCAACATCAGCATTATCATGAAATAAAATCTTAAGTAAGTGCCTGTCTAAGCAAAAGAAGTATATTGCATGCAATTATGAGACCATCTAcagcattttaataatacataTGGACATTTTGCTGTGTGTTGCTCTgaattacttcaaaataaatagCACCCACCCTTCTTCTTTTATCGATTGTTTCATAGTAAATGTTCACAAATTCTTCTGCAGCTCTGCATGCCTGGTCAACAATCATTTTAAAGTCCTGTAAACAGAATGCATACAGTTAAAAACTATGCAAGAGTCACGCTACTTGAAAAAAGGTGAATAATTCAGTGTAATTACAGTACAGCACACTACATTCAtagtggaaaaatataaatgataatcTCAGATGCAGCGCTTCTTTACATCTTGCTTACCAGTTCATACAGCAACATCTAGAGCACTTAGTACAACTGTCCACTGTCTAAGTTGAAATAACAAGAGAAACGATCCTCAGATTTCAGGAACTTGCAAGTTACTCTGAATTAATTTCCAGATTTGAAGGCAAACACTTCATCCTTCTTGACAGTTATATTTTCAAGAcagcagaagaaaataaatacataaacaaataacatcagtcaaaaaaggaaaatgtgaacCCTCCAATAAAATATAACTCCTCTCCTTTGCAACATCTTTATAGTGATGGTCAAACTGGCAATTACACTTCCTTGAAAAAGGAAATACCTTTAAACTGTCATTAACGTATAACAAATACAATCGACACAGTCCATGAAAAAGATTGCACTTACAAACATATAAATATCTAAAATAAACTCCCTGTAATATCCTTTGAGTATGGTATATCATATAATTATCACTGTCCATATTAGTTCTTCTACAGCTACTCCTTGTGCAAATGTACtgtaaaaatagtattttaagtttaaaaatgcaCTCATCACGAAGGCACTACTTTCAAATATTAACTAGAAATAAGataatcttttttattattctctgatttgatttttcacttttgccaaatttaaaaatgctaatACATTCCTACATAATTGTAAGCATATtttcttgaaaccagcaaatgtaGCACCTCTGGTATTAAAATGAACCATCACAAGGGCTACACAAAACCCAGAtgatttgctaaaaaaaaattttattgctgTGTCTGTTTTAGAAGAGGTTAAAGATGTAAAGAGATTTCATTTGGGACCCTTCCAGTGGGTGATATTCAATAATTTTAACTGAACTGGgctcacatttttccattttggaaTCTTTCAGGGTATAGGAGGCATCAGCATAAACAGCAATTACTGACCTGCTACAGCTCCGAATCCTTAAAAAACAAACAGTCAAGATGACTTCAGCAAAAATGCCCGATTACAGGACATGGCTCATGTATATCAGGCTTCACTGTCCCATAATGCTTTGTTACTAAGGAAACACACtgtgtgcaaaagtccacatgaccTACCCTTTCTCCTTTGCCCATTCCTTCCAAAGCCCCAACAATAGATTAGAATTGGGAGGAACAGATGTTTGAAGCAATTTTTACATAATCATCATTAAAATGCGACTCACAATGCATTAAGGATTTGTAGCACAAGTCCATCTATCCACAAGCTTCTTAATCAAGTTCAGAGTGTTTGGGGttaaaaatgattcaatatttttagATACAGAATCAAATCTCTCATCTAAATTTATGCAGGTATTTAAGATCGACAATGCAACAAGATTTTCTGAAAAATTATTGTACTTAAATGTAGAGACCAGAAGGGGACTACGTGGAACTGCTCACTAATACAACGATTTAATGGACACGAACGGAGGTAATCAACATGCTTTTCTTGCGTCTGCCAGGGCTCTTCTCCATGTTCTTGGGTTTAATCATCTGCAACACTAGCAACCTCAAAGACATAAAAGCCaggtttaactttttttctttgcatttgtcagtaaatcaaaataataatatttaattcacGTAGCACCTTTTTCATGCGCAAAATCAGGCTAGAATTTCAACACCCTGCCCTGGAGGCAGCAATGCGAAACAGTGAATGCACAACAATAAATTCGGGGAGATGCTTACTTTTCCAAAGGGAATGGGATTGATATGATACTCATGAAGAATTCTACGTTAGTGCAAATATTATTGTGGTCATTACAGgctgtaataaaaacaaaaaaaaaaaaacccttgtgatACAACACCCAGGGTTGGACCCCCCCTTTATGCACCCAATGATGCCAGTGAAAGCTCTTTGAAATAGCAAACATATATGTAGtagtaaacaaataaacaagtcTCTTCTAAGgctgaatgacaaaaaaaaagaaaaatccgcTTTTTGCATGAGGTCTCCTTTTATGCTTAAGTCGTACTGATGCACAGTACCTTAATTCATTTCGAGATTATCAGTAAATTGGAACCCAAGTTCTCCTTATTAATTAACAGACTACATTCAGGACACAATCAACTTAAGATCGTATTTTGTTCACAGCTGTGATGCGATGATGCTTAGTTTCATTTACAGAATGAACAATTAATATTGAACGTTAAGCCAGCTGTACTCATCGCTCGCTGTTTGGTCGTGTATGGATGATTACCAAATTacatttaagtaaataaaaatgtcaatatcTATCTAACAGCAGAACTACAACTAAATGGACGTGAACTGAAGAATTCCGAGTACAAAAAGCTCCACTAGTGCCCGTTTATGCGGCATATCGCGCAATGTAGGAGCAAGCCACCCGCGATGACCGGTTTTATATTTTTCCCGTTTTCTGAATTCAACACGGCTGCGGTTTCTATCTTTAGCAATACTGTATTAGCTATCAAGATACAGCCCTTTTGCaagtaatatacaaaataaagatgctcATACTAATGTTTTCATAAAATGATTACAGCACTGAAACACGTTACTTTACAAATAACATCACAAGCAATAAATGCACTGTACAGCATACCCAATTTAGACCCTttatctgctttttattttttctgtaatatcTGTCGACTGCAACATATATATCAACATTATCGACGCCACTTTAAATAAAAGACCATGTTACACCCGCcagtgaatgaatgaaaacagtGAACAGTGCAGCAATGCAAATTGAGACTTACCTTACAATCCATGCTCGGTCAATAATTCGAAAATAATCGTCTTCCGGAAAACTTCTCTTGGACTAAACTGGCCGCCCACGTTTCCTGTTGTCCACAAACATTTGACAGAAGCCGTAAATTCTGTGACTACCTCTAATCTACAATAAGTCTTATTCACATATACTTCACAGCATTCAAATTCGGTACTGGCCAACAGGCTTTAAACGAATTACGAAGGAAGCGTCAATGCCCGGCTCTCTTTTATGACGTCATAGAGAACGCTACCCGGCGATATAAATATGCGCCAGCAGCCCTGTGACATCCTATCGGGACTGTACAGCAATGGAGCCGTCTGTTTCTAACTTAGAAATATGCAATTTGGCATACCAAGGGAAGTTTGACAGCCTGAAAAGTAAAATTTTGTCTAATAAGTCACTCGCTAACAAAACAGATCAGGTaagaacaaaatattacaaaacaaatttgtAAAGAATGGATGCTTTCAGGCGTGTACAATATTACCCAGACGAATTAATGAACGTTTCACATCTTGTTGCACTGACATTTTTGATAAGACGATTTTTTTACGACTTCAGTATGATCAGATTCAGTTTGAGAACTGTTGATAGCAAATAATAGAATAAAGGCTTGGTTATTTGAACAATGTGTGGACAGGTATGAACCTTTTGACATATGGGATACATTATATTTGAGGAAGGATGTCCCTGCATTCCAACAAAAAAACCTCATCCAATCCATGAAACGTAACGGTTTGAGCATAATAATTTGAGCAGGTACGATCTGCTTTGACAGTCAATGATTTACTTTGCAAATATTAACAGTTGTCACTGAAAGAAGAATGCATTGTACtagattttttttactgaagaaGTTTTGAGTAAATTTATTAAAGCTTAACTCCGTGTGCTTTATGTGTCTTATAATCCTggaaacacaataataaatatatatctgATGTATTACCTTCCACATTTTTTGGAAGGTAATACAAAGTAATTGGTGATCAGCAGCAGACCAGATATGTAACCCAACGCACACTGGCAAAAAGATGATTAATTAGCACAGATTTTTAACACAGTGCAAACAGCAAATTGCCTAATAAGTAACTGTCTTTCTTCATCCACatacgtaaaaaaaaaagaagacactgTTGGCATTATTTGCTGGTGGGCAACTCTCTGGCCTACAGCAGACACAATACTTCCACAGATAACACAGTTTTCATAACACACTTCTTATAATACAAGTCAGATTTCAAAAAAGtatcattaaaaacataaaatggcaCAATGCAGTAGATGGAGAAGCAGTGCTTAAAGCATTTGGAAAACTTGATCTTCATTCAATTGCACATTGTTCACACACTCTTAAGTACATCATAGTTTTCTGTTACCACTAGACTTGCAAAGCTGCTGCAATAAAAATGTGGTGGTGGAAAATTGGTACATGGCCTGCTCAGATGAGAGAGcaataaatcattttaacatGCCATTCCATGGAAAAGCAGAGAACTTCAAAGACTTTCTCCCTATGCTAATGAATATTTGCAGTTGGACAGTTTTCTTACATGCCATTGTGTTTGTGCTCGTGTAAACAACTATGGCCACCCACTTCTAGGCTTCATGAACTTTTAAACTAGAGCATAATTTCAAGCATTGGTGATTGAAAGTACACACTGtaattaaagaaaggaaaaaatgtatcaaGGAGATATATTCTATCATACAGTACACAAACTACAGCTAGAATAGTCTGGATTCATCTTTCTCTCCTGTAAACATTGTGCATGCCAGACTACAATAGACTGATAGATGAATGTACTGTAACATTAAAAGGTTTGACTAGCATAAAAGGTTTGAATAGCATATCATCAGCATACTTCTGTAAGTaacaatacatttaaagaaaatatagaaaaacaaaaaatgaaaaaaatcagtagGATACAATACACTGCATGCATGGCCACAATCAGCCTTTCATTTCTGTAGACATCCATCATCACAAATACTTTCTGGCCTTTTCTTTGTGTGCCATTAGTAATGCTAATTTTTGCAGTGGACTCTCAACTGAATCAGAAATTGTGGTTGCTACACCAAAATGTGATGAATGTGGAGATTAATTATTTGTAATGGTAAAACACCTCATCGGCCAAATTTATCATATTCCTCCAGGGTCATATTTGAAGAAAAGATTATGTTAAAATGGCAGAATTGACTTTTATTCTACAATCTCAATAGTTATACTCCAACTCCGCCTAGCTGAGAGAAGCTTAGTATTATGAGCAGCTAACAAGGAAACCTTTACAGATTATATTCACTGCAGCTATGAGAAGCACCACCTGCTGGGGGAGTGGGTCCTTGTCTTAAAGTTGTGTCTGTGTTAAATAATGCAAGATAATATGTAGTACTTAGAATCATTTTATCCTTTCAACAATCCCCAGATTtcctctttggaactgtttttTAAATAGAAGAGAGAACCTGGATTTGCttcttacagtatttttattttatgatgtttaaaaacctttgattttgttttatgccGTTTGTATTATATTGAAAATATTCTCTATTCTCTATTGATCTTTCTTTCAGGACCATCGGACAGTTCTGCACTGGGCTTGTTCAGCTGGACACACAGATATTGTAGAATTTATATTAGGTTTAAATGTAGAAATTGATCTAAAAGATGATGTAAGTACAGTTAAACACTGTTCTTGTATGctattttctataattttaggaaaatttgtttttaaagtttatagAATTTAATTATCTGTATTGTCTTTAGCAACTAATTTTATACTGTACTTTGTAAGGCATCTTGGGCGCCCCTGCATATTGCAGCTTCTGCTGGAAGAGAGGAAATCGTGAGGGCTTTGATCAGTAGAGGAGCACAGCTGAACATTATAAATCAAAATGGCTGCACACCACTACATTACGCAGCTTCAAAAGACAGATACGAGGTACATTTACTGAAATAGATTAACAATAGTTATGCTGTAGatttaactgtcattttttttagtttagcaatgtaaaaaaaatgaaaatgtgtgcaaATGTTAAGTGCTTTCAGTTATCACAAGCTTGGTATGGCACGACCACTTGTATTAACAGAGTCAATGAGAACTCCGAGCTTGGCAGTTCTGACTGTCATTTCAGTTTACATTTGCAGCCTAATATTAGTtgctgtgttttttatatataggcATCATTATGTTGGTACAAGAAAAAAATAGTGTTGTAAAAATCTGCACTGAAGTTTGTTGTCTAGTCTCActtcacctttttatttttaggttgTAGTGATGTTCAGACATTAATCAATGCCAGACTCTAAATGACCTTGCACTCTTCTAACTATTTTAGTATACTGCCAGGTTTTGCAAAATGATTCAAACATACTgattaacaaaaacaagaaaaacccaAAGGTGtattatttgaacaaataaaatacagtgtgCATTTGAGAATAACACCAATAAGGAAGTCCTTTTACCAAAATCAATTATTATgccatattttaaatgtttacaagTGAAGCAAAACAATGTAGACAATTAATAGGCAAACTCttaacaacatacagtatttctgtcTCTCACAACATCTATTGTCTGGTTTCAGTGAGCTGTAAATGATGTAAATTGATTTACGCtagcatatttttaaatgtgtacacaaatATGAAATTATATGGAGAGGAACCAGTAtgccaacattaaaaaaaatagaccATTTTTATTTTAGAGTCTACTAGTATTGTACACTTTACAGATGAGCTTACTGTCATCTGAAAGAAAACATCTATGAGGTAACCAGTCTTGTCATATGGTGTTTTCTTGTTGCCAGAAGGAAAATTCTGTGCTACCATGGTCCTTCCTTCTCCTCCAAACTTATTTCAGAATTCTTCCTTTTTGCCAGTCTACACGACTTATTTCCCAACACTGCCAGGGAGCTGCTGTGATAAACCTGAAAATGGAATCCTCTTAAACTCCCAATCTTCCATTGACCAGTACTGTCACTGGTCGCCATTCCCACCAGTTTGCACATTCACAAGCTGTAAATATTACAACAGCCTTAAATATTGAAATGATAAATGGATACGATACAGGCAATTAATCACCCAAAAAACACTGTAGCTGTAGGTGGCACTCCTAGTCTTCTGCAATGAAGATGTATGTTGTTTGGGAGATGTGGTAATGTGTACTCTGTGATAATGACCTCttgtattgtgtcttttttgGTTTATGATCCTGCTTCTATTTGTATTTTTGACCAATTTTACTGTAATTGATGATGCTAACCATTTGGGTGCAGGCTTGGAGGTGAATTTAATGGTCACgcctagggaatccattcccggatgggtttatccattcccgggaattcgggaatcccgcatgtcattcccgggtatcccgggatgacacagtgcacgggcatctcacatgtgaacggttttagaacgactgacacttattcttaataaaactactgcagtatgtcgacaccaataaaagactaaccttatctacaagcagttcatgctgtcatataagtacatgtatctagttcagggatatgcgtcgatcgcgatcgaccggtagatctcAAAGGTAGtacaggtagatcacgttgcattcaaaaaaaaatttttttttaaacgttagtctatcatatactgctcaaaagaattaaaggaacactttttaatcagagtatagcataaagtcaatgaaacttatgggatattaatctggtcagttaagtagcagagggggttgttaatcagtttcagctgctgtggtgttaatgaaattaacaacagatgcactagaggggcaacaatgagatgacccccaaaacaggaatggtttaacaggtggaggccactgacatttttccctcctcatcttttctgactgtttcttcactagttttgcatttggctacagtcagtgtcactactggtagcatgaggcgatacctggaccctacagaggttgcacaggtagtccaacttctccaggatggcacatcaatacgcgtcattgccagaaggtttgctgtgtctccctgcacagtctcaagggcatggaggagattctaggagacaagcagttactctaggagagctggagagggccatagaaggtccataacccatcagcaggaccagtatctgctcctttgggcaaggaggaacaggatgagcactgccagagccctacaaaatgacctccagcaggccactggtgtgaatgtctctgaccaaacaatcagaaacagacttcatgagggttgcctgagggcccaaatgtctactgccctgtgctcactgcacagcaccgggagctcaattggcatttgccatagaataccagaattggcaggtccaccactggcgtcctgtgcttttcacagatgagagcaggtt includes:
- the psmd10 gene encoding 26S proteasome non-ATPase regulatory subunit 10 — protein: MEPSVSNLEICNLAYQGKFDSLKSKILSNKSLANKTDQDHRTVLHWACSAGHTDIVEFILGLNVEIDLKDDASWAPLHIAASAGREEIVRALISRGAQLNIINQNGCTPLHYAASKDRYEIALMLLENGADPNATDKFESTPLHRAAAKGNFRLIQLLLKHGASTNIQDSEGNTPLHLACDEERGEAAKLLVEHGSSIYIENKEEKTPLQIAKGGLGPLLRRIVEG